The nucleotide sequence CATGTCCTCCTTGATCTTGGTGCGGCTGTGCGAGAGCTGCTCCTGAAGGATCTCGTAGTACGAGGATGGGATGGTCAGGAACTCGGTTCCTCGAGCCTTTAGGTTGCTCACCGCCTCGATAATGTCATCCGTATTAAGAGCAATGTGCTGGACACCACCGCCGCCGTAGTACTCCACGTACTCCTGGATCTGTGACTTCTTTTTCCCATTGGCTGGCTCATTGATCGGCATCTTCACCGTCTCCTCGTAGTTTGCCATCACGATGGACCGCAGGGCGGAGTATTCCGTGTGAATCTGCGAGTCATCCACGGACCAGAAGCGGTGGAACTGCAGGATTCTCTCGTACCAGGAGGCCACGCTCTCCATCTGCAGATCCGGCTGGTTGCCCACCACGTGATCAATGAAGTTCAGCTTGGTGGAGGGCAATCCGTTTAGAAGGACATCTTTGGGCGACCGCTGGAATCCAGGCAGGAAATCTCCAGCGTACCCATTGCGCTCCACGAAAGTGTGGGTAGTGTCGCCGTACTGCATTCAAGTTAAGGATTAATCCTTAAATATTCCAGAATGAAATCCACGGACTTACCGTCTTGATGGTAGCGAATCTCACGAATCCCTGATCATCGCTCTCCTCCCAGATGTCGCGGACCACTTCGGCCCCACGGGACACGGCCAGTGTGAAAATGGCATTCAAATCCTCCACTTCGAAGGCTACATCCTTGACACCGTCGCCGTGGCGCATCAGGTGGAGTCCATGCTCCTCGTCATCCGGCGTGTAGGCGGAGACGAACACAAAGACGATCTTGTTCTGGCGGACGGCATGCTTGGCGAAGCGTCGCTCCCCGGTCTCTAATCCCTGATAGCCAAGTGGTTCGAAGCCCAGTCGAGTGGTATAGTAGCTGGCCGCCTGCTTGGCGTTGCCAACGTAGAAGGTTAAGTGATCAAAGCTTAGAAATTTGCC is from Drosophila melanogaster chromosome 3L and encodes:
- the Hpd gene encoding 4-hydroxyphenylpyruvate dioxygenase, isoform A, whose amino-acid sequence is MTSYTDKGTKPEAGKFLSFDHLTFYVGNAKQAASYYTTRLGFEPLGYQGLETGERRFAKHAVRQNKIVFVFVSAYTPDDEEHGLHLMRHGDGVKDVAFEVEDLNAIFTLAVSRGAEVVRDIWEESDDQGFVRFATIKTYGDTTHTFVERNGYAGDFLPGFQRSPKDVLLNGLPSTKLNFIDHVVGNQPDLQMESVASWYERILQFHRFWSVDDSQIHTEYSALRSIVMANYEETVKMPINEPANGKKKSQIQEYVEYYGGGGVQHIALNTDDIIEAVSNLKARGTEFLTIPSSYYEILQEQLSHSRTKIKEDMEVLKKLNILIDFDENGYLLQIFTKNCQDRPTLFLEVIQRYNHNGFGAGNFKSLFTAIEIEQAKRGNL
- the Hpd gene encoding 4-hydroxyphenylpyruvate dioxygenase, isoform B, with the protein product MRHGDGVKDVAFEVEDLNAIFTLAVSRGAEVVRDIWEESDDQGFVRFATIKTYGDTTHTFVERNGYAGDFLPGFQRSPKDVLLNGLPSTKLNFIDHVVGNQPDLQMESVASWYERILQFHRFWSVDDSQIHTEYSALRSIVMANYEETVKMPINEPANGKKKSQIQEYVEYYGGGGVQHIALNTDDIIEAVSNLKARGTEFLTIPSSYYEILQEQLSHSRTKIKEDMEVLKKLNILIDFDENGYLLQIFTKNCQDRPTLFLEVIQRYNHNGFGAGNFKSLFTAIEIEQAKRGNL